In Deltaproteobacteria bacterium, the following proteins share a genomic window:
- a CDS encoding DNA translocase FtsK: MPKEDTPQRSITYEILGLALGAVGILLLLALLSHHPADPSFSSPPMANWPIKNWVGKFGSYLSTFLFEWLGLASFWLSFIFFQLALFAFRKEAHPSPSWYATGYLLVIFCFSGLLSSGDENFQFFGWNFPWGGVLGYLIFHRLELLLNPPGTHIFLIVLLLTGFILITRVSLARLGERVQIWLFSQGSHLRDGFQKNRERKRKARSLRVEMEIQKEKESRPPMIIQSPAVKPAAPPPRPQPQQEQFVFMKDPGDFELPPLSLLDTYEKKDQEIQQQSLIMNSRLLEKKLKDFGVDGQVTEVSPGPVVTMYEFEPAPGVKISRITGLSDDLAMAMRAVSIRIVAPLPGKSVIGIEIPNSQRETVGLKDILASQDFSGSKSKLTLALGKDILGFPVVTNLAKMPHLLIAGATGTGKSVCLNALISSILFKARPEEVRFFFIDPKRIELLPYEGIPHLLHEVVTEPKMATRVLRWAIREMEDRYQKMADKGARNLDTYNQRLLKEKKGTPGKYPEEWLPYVVIVIDELADLMLVSSRDVEEYLTRLAQMARAAGIHLLLATQRPSVDILTGIIKANFPARISFQVSSKTDSRTILDANGAEALLGAGDMLFLPPGVSKLQRIHGAFVSEAEIKRLTDFLKNQKEAVYDESLLVMEESEPAEADEDQDEKYEAAVQIVKETRQVSISMIQRKLRIGYNRAARLVEIMEREGIVSSSEGGRPREVLIKNF; encoded by the coding sequence TCTGGCCTCCTTCTGGCTTTCTTTCATCTTTTTTCAATTGGCCCTCTTTGCCTTCCGCAAGGAAGCCCATCCCTCTCCTTCCTGGTATGCTACCGGATATCTACTGGTAATTTTTTGCTTCTCCGGTCTGCTTTCCTCGGGGGACGAAAATTTTCAATTCTTCGGCTGGAATTTTCCCTGGGGAGGGGTCCTCGGTTACCTGATCTTTCATCGCCTCGAATTATTATTAAATCCACCGGGGACCCATATCTTTTTAATCGTCTTATTGCTGACCGGCTTTATCCTCATTACCCGGGTTTCCCTGGCCCGGTTGGGAGAACGGGTCCAGATCTGGCTTTTCAGCCAGGGGAGCCACCTGCGCGACGGGTTCCAAAAAAACCGGGAAAGAAAGCGAAAGGCCAGGTCCCTGCGGGTGGAAATGGAGATCCAGAAAGAAAAAGAATCCCGGCCACCTATGATTATCCAAAGCCCGGCCGTTAAACCGGCGGCGCCGCCACCCCGTCCCCAACCGCAACAGGAACAATTTGTCTTCATGAAGGACCCAGGGGACTTCGAACTGCCCCCCCTTTCCCTGTTGGATACCTATGAAAAAAAAGATCAGGAGATCCAACAGCAGAGCCTGATCATGAACTCCCGACTCCTGGAGAAAAAATTAAAGGATTTCGGAGTCGATGGCCAGGTCACCGAGGTTTCCCCCGGGCCGGTGGTCACCATGTACGAATTTGAACCGGCCCCCGGAGTCAAGATCAGCCGGATCACCGGCCTTTCCGATGATCTGGCCATGGCCATGCGGGCCGTCAGCATCCGTATTGTCGCCCCTCTCCCGGGCAAATCGGTCATCGGCATAGAAATCCCCAACAGCCAAAGGGAGACCGTGGGGCTGAAAGACATCCTGGCCTCTCAGGATTTTTCAGGTTCCAAATCCAAATTGACCCTGGCCCTGGGCAAGGATATCCTGGGCTTTCCGGTGGTCACCAACCTGGCCAAAATGCCCCATCTGTTGATTGCCGGGGCCACCGGCACGGGTAAAAGTGTCTGTCTGAACGCCCTGATCAGCAGCATCCTTTTCAAGGCCAGACCCGAGGAGGTCCGTTTTTTCTTTATCGACCCTAAACGGATTGAACTGTTGCCCTATGAGGGGATCCCCCACCTCCTCCATGAAGTGGTTACCGAACCCAAAATGGCCACCCGGGTCCTGCGCTGGGCCATCCGGGAGATGGAGGACCGCTACCAGAAGATGGCCGACAAAGGGGCCCGGAATCTCGACACCTATAACCAAAGGCTGCTCAAGGAAAAAAAAGGAACCCCGGGGAAATATCCCGAAGAATGGCTGCCCTATGTGGTCATTGTCATTGATGAGTTGGCCGATCTGATGCTGGTATCCTCAAGGGATGTCGAAGAGTACCTGACCCGCCTGGCCCAGATGGCCCGGGCCGCCGGGATTCATCTGCTCCTGGCCACCCAGCGCCCTTCGGTGGATATACTGACAGGCATTATCAAAGCCAATTTCCCGGCCCGCATATCTTTTCAGGTCTCCTCCAAAACCGACTCCCGGACCATCCTCGATGCCAACGGGGCCGAGGCCCTCCTGGGAGCAGGGGATATGCTCTTCCTCCCACCTGGGGTCTCCAAGTTGCAGCGCATCCATGGGGCCTTTGTTTCCGAAGCGGAAATCAAGCGGTTGACCGATTTCTTAAAAAACCAGAAGGAGGCCGTCTACGATGAATCCCTTTTGGTCATGGAGGAATCGGAACCGGCCGAAGCGGATGAAGATCAGGACGAAAAATATGAGGCCGCGGTCCAGATCGTCAAAGAAACCCGCCAGGTCTCCATCTCCATGATCCAGCGCAAACTGCGTATCGGTTATAACCGGGCCGCCCGATTAGTGGAAATAATGGAGCGGGAAGGGATCGTCAGCTCAAGTGAAGGCGGCCGTCCCCGGGAAGTCTTGATCAAGAATTTTTGA